The stretch of DNA TGTTTTTTATGGTTTTTTCTTTCTTCTCGAGAAAGGGTATTTAAAGTTTTGTGAGTATTTCATAATAAGAACGTTTTTTTTGGCGTTTTTTTGTCGTATTTTTTTGTTGTGTCTTTGGCGTTGTAGTCGGTGCTGCGAGAAGTTGTTGCAGGAGTTTACTTTCGGTCGAGTTGTTTTTGATGGTAGCGTGCTTCCCATTGATCGTTTGCTGTGCACTGGACTGCGGTAATGGCGATGGCGTCGACGATGTCATCAGGAGAACAGCCGCGGGAGAGGTCGCAGAAGGGTTTTTTGAAACCTTGCATGATAGGGCCGACTGCGCGTGCTCCGCCGAGACGCTCTACGAGCTTGTAGCCAATGTTGCCAGCGTTGAGGTCGGGGAAGATGAGGATGGTTGCGTCGCCGTGCAGTTTTGAGTGTTGCATTTTTCGTTTTGCGATAGCGGGGATGAGGGCGGCGTCGACTTGCATTTCTCCTTCGACGGGGAGGTCAGGGAGAGCGTGTTTGACGAGGTCTGCCGCCTTGCGCACTTTTTCGACAAAAAGGTTGTTCCCCCCGCTTCCTTTCGTGCTGAAGGAGAGGAAGGCGATGCGGGGGTTGATGCCGAGGAAGAGGGCGGTGTCTGCTGTGCTCACGGCGATGTTTGCAAGCTGTTCCGCGTCCGGACTGATGTTGAAGCCGCAGTCTGCAAAGAGGAGGGGGCGGTGGTGTTTGGGAAGGATGAGCATGCTGCTTGAAGCGTAATGCCTGGTGCCGAAGGTGTAGAGGCCTGCTCGGATGGTGTCAGCGGTGGGGTGGGTGGCGCCGGAGATAAATGCGTCTGCGTACCCCATTGCGACGAGGGCGGCGGCGGCGAAAGCGGGCTCCTTGACGAGTTCTTTTGCTTTTTCAATGGTTAATCCTTTTGTTTTTCTTTGTTCGTAGACGGGTTTGAAGAGGTGTGGGATGATGGTGTGTTTGTGTCCGGTGTCGAGGAGGGAGATGCCTGAGAGGGATGTTTTTGTGTGGTGGGCTTCGACGAGGATTTTGTCAACGTCGCCAAGAAGGGTGATGCGGGCGA from Candidatus Woesearchaeota archaeon encodes:
- a CDS encoding phosphotransacetylase; protein product: MLATIRKRAREAHKHIILAEGNDERVVIAAARARKERLARITLLGDVDKILVEAHHTKTSLSGISLLDTGHKHTIIPHLFKPVYEQRKTKGLTIEKAKELVKEPAFAAAALVAMGYADAFISGATHPTADTIRAGLYTFGTRHYASSSMLILPKHHRPLLFADCGFNISPDAEQLANIAVSTADTALFLGINPRIAFLSFSTKGSGGNNLFVEKVRKAADLVKHALPDLPVEGEMQVDAALIPAIAKRKMQHSKLHGDATILIFPDLNAGNIGYKLVERLGGARAVGPIMQGFKKPFCDLSRGCSPDDIVDAIAITAVQCTANDQWEARYHQKQLDRK